AGGGTACCGTGCCGCTACTGGAGGAAAATGAACTGTGTCTATCCATTGGCCATGTTTATCTAAAAAAGTACCGAAAAACATACTTGTTCCTTTTGATGTTGACGTTCTCTTATAGGTTACTAGATAACCATATAAAGTCAGTTGTTTATTTATAAAGTCTGGCATGTCTAACGAATAGTGTTGTGTTTTTTCAGTTTGTTCAACTAATAAAAAGGGGTTGCAAAGGGGGTATCCTAATATTTCCATTTGGTCAAATACGTCTTCTAGTTCTGTTGAAGTAAGTTTTGGAAGCGATACAGCTTTACTTTTTATTTTGAAGAGTTCATTTTGGTGTGTTTTTTTGTGTTCTGTATTGAGTCTATATAGAGCTGTCCAAAGTAATTCACGTCTATTTATTCCAGTAAAATTGAAGGCTCCTATTCTTAATAGAATTTGTATTTGTTCTGTTTTTGTATCTATACGATCTAGAAAATTTTCAAGGTTAGTGTATGGACCGTTCTTTTCTCTTTCATGCAATATAGTAGCCACAAGATCTGTGTCTAAATTGTGTAAATGAGCTAGTCCTAGAAAGATATCTTGACCAATTATTGTTGTTTCTATATTGCTTAAGTTGATGTTTGGGCTGTGTATTACGCCGCCATGCAGTCTGGCCTCGTGTATATAAGTTTCGGTTCTATAGAATCCACCACCATTATTTAAAACGGCTACCATATATTCTAAAGGGTAATAGGTTTTTAGAAATAGGCTTTGATAGCTTTCAATAGCGTAAGAAGCAGAGTGACCTTTTGCAAAGGCATAGCCAGCGAAGCTCTCTGTTTGATTCCATACATCTTTGATTGTTTCTTCTGGAATACCTTTTAGTCGGCAGTTTGTAATGAATTTTTGTTTGACTTTAACAAACTCTTCTCTGGAACGGAATTTACCGCTCATTCCGCGTCTTAATTGGTCTGCTTCAATTAGATTTAGATCTGCAAAGTAGTGAGCTACCTTAATTACATCTTCTTGGTAGACCATCACACCATATGTTTCTGGCATTATTTCTAACATTACAGGATGACCTTGTTTAGCTCTTTCAGAGTCACGGTGTCTTAGAATGTACTCTCTCATCATGCCGCTTTTGGCTACACCTGGCCTAATGATAGAACTAGCGGCTACAAGGCCTAAGTAAGTATTGACGCCTAATTTTTTTAAAAGCATACGCATGGCAGGTGATTCTACGTAGAAACAGCCAATACATTTTGCGTCACTAATGTTCTTATTAATTACTGGGTCTTCCATGAAACGTTTTACATCATGAATATCTATTGGCGGAAGTTCAGGGCGGTTTTTGCGTATAATGGAAAGGGTATCTTTTATTTTCCCTAAACCTCGTTGTCCTAGGATGTCATATTTGAAAAGGCCTACGTCTTCTGAAATTTCCATATCAAACTGCACCGTGGGGAAGCCTTTGGGAGGGAGGTTGGTTGCAGAAAAATAATGAATAGGTTTTTCTGAAATTATAATGCCGCTAGAGTGAACGCTAAGATGATTAGGAATACCAATTAATAGTTGAGAATATTTGACCACAAGGCTCTGAAGGCTATCGAGTTTGTTTATATCAAACTTACC
This sequence is a window from Arcticibacterium luteifluviistationis. Protein-coding genes within it:
- a CDS encoding DNA polymerase III subunit alpha, which encodes MYLNCHSYYSLRYGTFSEKELLELGQKHGQKVLALTDINNTSACMSFVRQAADFDIKPIIGIDFRCGAKQLFVGLAKNNKGFHELNSYLSFYTHSKQPIPEEAPQFTSVKIIYPLSQVISLAKENFSSNEYIGIAISDIPLLHRSPYFKFQKKMVLLNQVTFRHKRDFNVHRLLRAIDNNTLLSKLPKTEEGQASDTFLNAETLDNIAEQYPLIIKNTETLQNECSIHFDFKPKRQHQNLLSFFGDRNGDYKFIEILCQKGLKKRYDEITPIITNRIKKELETIKEMDYVAFFLVNWKIIQYAKSKGYYHVGRGSGANSIVAYLLGITDVDPIHLDLYFERFMNIHRANPPDFDIDFSSKDRNDITNFIFEYFKGHGQVALLATYNCFKHSGAVRELGKVFGLPKAELDILSDGKFDINKLDSLQSLVVKYSQLLIGIPNHLSVHSSGIIISEKPIHYFSATNLPPKGFPTVQFDMEISEDVGLFKYDILGQRGLGKIKDTLSIIRKNRPELPPIDIHDVKRFMEDPVINKNISDAKCIGCFYVESPAMRMLLKKLGVNTYLGLVAASSIIRPGVAKSGMMREYILRHRDSERAKQGHPVMLEIMPETYGVMVYQEDVIKVAHYFADLNLIEADQLRRGMSGKFRSREEFVKVKQKFITNCRLKGIPEETIKDVWNQTESFAGYAFAKGHSASYAIESYQSLFLKTYYPLEYMVAVLNNGGGFYRTETYIHEARLHGGVIHSPNINLSNIETTIIGQDIFLGLAHLHNLDTDLVATILHEREKNGPYTNLENFLDRIDTKTEQIQILLRIGAFNFTGINRRELLWTALYRLNTEHKKTHQNELFKIKSKAVSLPKLTSTELEDVFDQMEILGYPLCNPFLLVEQTEKTQHYSLDMPDFINKQLTLYGYLVTYKRTSTSKGTSMFFGTFLDKHGQWIDTVHFPPVAARYPFRGRGVYKLVGKVVSEFDFLSLEITQMQRINYIPDPRYT